The following coding sequences lie in one Ictalurus furcatus strain D&B chromosome 7, Billie_1.0, whole genome shotgun sequence genomic window:
- the chrnb1l gene encoding cholinergic receptor, nicotinic, beta 1 (muscle) like — MERGIKILLWVLWSSSMFDHTGGSEAERRLLQDLFEDYNLKVRPARVWNETVMVRVGMTLVQLISLDEKNGEMTTNVFMNMAWTDYRLSWNPKDYDNIDVIRIPPNKVWRPDIYLINNNDGQFDVALYVNVLVNSDGTVSWLPPAIYRSSCSIEVAYFPFDWQNCTMVFRSYTYDASEVDLQYGLDEDGKEIHEIVIDENAFTENGEWQICHKPSRKNIQEDLYEDITFYLIIERKPLFYIINIIVPCILTSVLAIFVFYLPPGAGEKMTLSISVLIALTVFMLLLADRVPETSLGIPIIVNYVMFTMILVTFSVILSVVVINLHHRTPSTHYMPIWVRKVFINFLPPYLGVLRPCPEEPVQKEEPKEDPPNANVVYNLRPGGEYFIRKINPELIAPWRGSHPNNTVQLQRFFDSDSYCLILPPDLKSAIAAITYMAEQLKKQDVDDTMTDDWQYIAMVVDRLFLWLFIIITTLGTLAMFLDASFNHTPENPFP; from the exons ggGGTTCTGAGGCAGAGCGGAGGCTGTTGCAGGATCTATTTGAAGATTATAACCTGAAGGTGCGTCCTGCTCGGGTCTGGAATGAGACAGTGATGGTCAGAGTCGGCATGACGCTAGTGCAGCTCATTAGTCTG GACGAGAAGAATGGAGAGATGACAACCAATGTATTCATGAACATG GCATGGACTGACTACAGGTTGTCCTGGAATCCAAAAGACTACGACAATATTGATGTTATCCGAATCCCCCCTAACAAAGTATGGCGTCCAGACATTTACCTAATCAACAA TAACGATGGGCAGTTTGACGTTGCTCTTTATGTGAATGTGCTGGTTAATAGCGATGGAACGGTTTCCTGGCTGCCTCCAGCTATATACCGCAGCTCCTGCTCCATTGAG GTGGCCTATTTCCCATTTGACTGGCAGAATTGCACGATGGTGTTTCGCTCATATACATATGATGCCTCAGAGGTGGATCTACAGTACGGCCTGGATGAGGATGGAAAAGAGATTCATGAGATAGTCATAGATGAAAATGCTTTTACTG AGAATGGAGAGTGGCAGATCTGCCACAAACCCAGCAGGAAGAACATCCAGGAGGACCTCTATGAAGACATCACCTTCTACCTGATCATTGAGAGGAAACCACTTTtctacatcatcaacatcatcgtGCCCTGCATCCTTACTAGTGTGCTGGCTATATTCGTGTTCTATCTACCACCAGGGGCAG GAGAGAAAATGACTTTGTCCATCTCTGTCCTTATTGCCCTCACTGTCTTCATGCTCCTGCTGGCTGATAGAGTCCCTGAGACGTCTCTGGGAATCCCAATTATTGTGAACTATGTGATGTTTACAATGATCCTGGTGACCTTCTCGGTCATACTCAGTGTTGTGGTGATAAACCTGCACCACAGGACCCCCAGCACACATTATATGCCCATCTGGGTGCGCAAG GTGTTCATCAACTTCCTGCCTCCCTACCTGGGTGTGCTCAGACCCTGCCCAGAAGAACCTGTACAGAAGGAGGAGCCTAAAGAGGACCCTCCCAATGCTAATGTTGTCTACAACCTCAGGCCCGGAGGAGAATATTTCATCCGAAAGATTAATCCTGAACTGATCGCACCATGGAGGGGAAG TCACCCCAATAACACGGTGCAGCTGCAGAGGTTTTTTGATAGTGACAGCTACTGTCTGATCCTACCTCCTGATCTTAAATCTGCCATCGCTGCCATCACATACATGGCTGAGCAACTGAAAAAACAAGATGTGGATGATACT ATGACTGATGACTGGCAGTACATTGCCATGGTTGTGGACCGTCTCTTTCTCTGgcttttcatcatcatcaccaccctgGGCACCCTCGCCATGTTTTTGGATGCCAGCTTCAATCACACACCTGAGAACCCTTTTCCATAA